AAAGTGATCTCATCGAGTGCTGGATGGGTCATGGGCTGATCGATGTTGGCGTCTTCAACGACATCAACGAGGCCTACGACAGCGGGCATACCATCATAGGAACGCTAAAATCCGCTTGTTTGCTAGAGCCTGGCATCAACGAAGACGATCAGGTGAAAATGCATGATATCATCGGGGACATGGCACGGTGGATAGCCGCCGACGGAGACGAAAATAATCAGAAATTGATTGTACAAAGTGGTGCCATATTCTGCAGAAGCCCAGCTGATTTGAATGTTTGGGCAACGGCGGAGCAGGTTTCTATAATCCGAAGTGAGATCAGAGAATTCCCTGGCGCTCCTCCAGTGTGTCCCAACCTGGTAACCCTGATGCTCCGACAAAACAGGTTTTTGTCTGCTATACCTAGTAATTTTTTTGTTTCCTTTCCTGCCTTAACTTACTTGGATCTATCCGAGACCCAAATCTTTAAGCTCCCATCGGATATTAGCAAAGCAGAAAATCTTCAATACCTCAATTTGTCATTCACTCCTATCACGCGTCTGCCCAAGAGCTTAGGATCTCTCAGAAAATTGAAATTCCTCCTTCTGAGAGGTCTGCAGAGTCTCACCGAGATACCACCTCAGGTGATATCAAAGCTATCGATGCTAGAGGTGCTGGACCTAACCGACACTCGGTATGAGCATTTGGTAGAATTTAAGGCGCTGACTCAAGGCTTGAAAGCTGTCGGAATCACTGTGGAAACAGTTGACGCTATCGAACGGCTCTCCCAAATGCATCATGTGATGATGTGGCGCCTGCTCACAAGGAAGCTGCTCGACTTGCGCCAGCTGTTGCTATCCAATTTCCTCAGCAGCCACAACATGTCGTCAAGCCTTCGGGAGCTGGAGATTGCATCCTGTGAGACCCTGGAAAAGATTATAATGGAAAAGGGGAGTAAGACAGCAGGGCATGGTGGTGACATTGTAAATCGGAACTGGTGTCTTCCGAAGCTGGAGATTTTGGAGCTAATAGGACTCAAAGAATTAAAGAAAATCAGTTGGAGGGGGTTGCGTCCTTCGACTTACTTTCCAGCACTTTCTATCCTGAAAGTATATGACTGCCACAAGCTGAAGAATGTTACATGGGTTCTCAAGCTCGAGTGCCTAGAGGTGCTTAAATTGGTCTATTGCACGAAGATGGAGCGACTGATCGATGATGCGGATGAGGCAGATGCTAGGACCGATCTGGCGTTTCCGAGACTCAAGAGGATCGAATTAAGCAACCTGCCAAAATTGACCGTCATCCGTCGCAGTCAGTCCACCTTCCCTTCGTTGGAAGTTCTTGATGTGAGAAGCTGTTCATCTCTCGGGAGGCTACCTTTCAACTCGGAGACGCCCAGAAACAAATTAAGAATAAAGGGTGAGCCGGACTGGTGGGATGGGTTACGGTGGAGGGACAGCGATCTCAAATCTTCCCTCCAACGCTGTTTCCGACCACGTAGGCGGTAAACAAAACATCCGGTAGGCTAACTCAAGTTGTTCGGTTGTTGCCGTTGTTGGcgccatttttttttttccttttacttTTTGTTTGTGTGTTCCCTGCACTGTTGCACTTTGCATTCCTGTGTTTTCTTCCCCTAGTTTTCCAGGGTGCAGCTTTGTGCCTTTTAAAGTCTACTATGTTAGCGTGGGCCCCTGGGTATTTGTGATCGATAAAATGTTGTTTGCCACCGTCCCTAATCATTGTTGAATGCTCTAGTTTGAATAAATGGTTGTGTCAGTCACCACCCGCAATCCTGAAAGGAATATTACTATGAAGTACATGGGGCTTCTAGTAACGAAAAGAAGTAACGTCTCCATTGGCACCATTAAATAGACATCCCAACTAAAAATATCCGTCACTTGCCGACTTAGATTGAATGTTAAAAAATCGTTCGGATGCATTTAACGTACGATGccgataaaaatttaaattaaaattaaaaaaaatagaatcaaaattaaaatgacCATACCTCTCAATATATttgttttatgataaaaattaaaattaaaataaaatttaaatattaaaaaaaataaagattaaattttagaGAATTGTGACATTTCTATTGCCCTAAGAAATCGGAATAGAAATACAATTTCTATCCAAAAAAATTGGAATAGAAGTTATTTATTCTCAttcttatttaaaatttaattttctccaACTAAATatgttttcaatttttatttctctgattttattttattacacTAAGAGTCTGGGCACCCCAAATGCACATGTCTACCCTAAAGGATGAGAATATGATGTACAGTTATTATTGATAATTAATGAATAACATCTGGTTaggaataaaagaagaaaaaacctaCTCAGATTAGCAAGAAAATATGTTGAAAAGATTTGGGTGGTCGAGAACTCCATTTATAAAAGTTTTTAGATTTCCTACAAAAATTTATAGGGCTGTTGCAGAATGAAATTGTTacgtcccgaacccaacacccggatcggatatgtgatggccgcacGCTCCCTAggacaagtcctaaagaatatgcaaggtctaaaataattcattacaatctcaacatctataatatttatattcaataataattaataaaacttacataattataatttaaatttcttcaattatcTGATCAAATATCAATGATACTTTATCCATACATCTGCTTACTCGCAAATTTaaatcatagccaatcatgagcatcctataactctgagaagaaaaagagaaatagaaaaatatgagctttacagtccagtaaaaatCTCACATATCACgtcagtataataatataatctaaaaataaagataagcaataaaacataaaatctaatgttcaatatccagaatattgcaaatatccataaattatctatcttatcaaaagagatgcatcatcatatgttaacaaatgaaatatttttattcagtATTAGTTTCATGTTTTGTCCtctatttcttctttcataatcatatgatttttaatttttttctttctagccCTGGACTAACCAAGATTATGCCTCAATCTCCATCCGATCAAATTTCCATTCATAAGCCTAtcaaggctgtcccagacatgagctcctaGCTAGCTGTCCCACGTATGAAAGTCCATgagggactgtcccaggcataagctcataGCGGGCTATCTCAGGCATGAGCTTCTGGCCGGTTGATCTACGTATAAAAGTTCGTGGGGGCTATCCCacacataagctcctggcggactgttccATATGACGAGGTTggtccaaaccatatcttttttatttaattattatatgttgatttcactAAATTAATTCTAATTTACAGTATTATCAAAttagatatatcatatccatatactTAAATCATCAATCActgacatacatacatattaacaCACAATATATGTATATTGAAAAATCATACAAGAAACAATAGTATCTAAACATGATAATCCATCAACATGAATCCAacaatataaaatcaaagatacgaatccaacaataaaaatagtatatatataatggtgatcatatatAGGGATTCTTACCTCTATCAATGATtatccaagcatagaaatcaataaattatttaatttataaattttaaaaataagatatttcactCGACATCTTATGTAGACAGTCGCAACTCTTCATGatcttgatcaaatataaaaattatatatgaaaaaattatggataaatgatcataataacataaatctaggaCCTCTTCAAGGATCAaccaagattgagatttttctaagTATCTAAACCCTCCACTAGTCCAtaaaacttttagagagagaaaatttatgaagagagagaaaaaatctagagagaaaattttatatagagaaaatagagagaagttGGTAGagggagaaaatagagagagaaactcaCTCAGTATATAATCTGGATTGAACCTTTCTCGATGTCCTCTTATTCGAGAAATTGATCtcctatatttattaaattaatattaataaattaaataaatcaaattaattttttaaaatcttctaTTGGGGTTTATCGGAATCCTCACCCTTCTCCTCAATATTTTTCTTCCCAAATTTCTCTaaccatctaaaaattaattaattaattatttaatttattaatttttttattaattatttgagaagagagagaaaactctagagagagaaagtagagagagaatttgacattttagagagagaaaatagggattCAATCCTAGAGCAGAGAGGGTAGAGAgagaattctctttttttttctttcttttttttctctttttctcttcttttttttcctttcctccaTGGAACAAGGGACCACCGATGTCTCCTgcttcccttcttcttcttcttctttgcagAACAGGGGGATTAAGTTCCTTCTTGGTTCCAGTCATATGGGACGCTCTCCTCCCATCTTGCCAGCTCGTGGTCGGAGAAGCAGGCCACGACGGTGACCGGAGACACAGGTCCGACGATCAATGACCGATGATGGCAGGGGAAAAACCCAAAAGAAAGGGTGGTAGGACAATCGAAAACAAGAGAAATTGGAATcagatttttttcatgaaaaattccgACACTAATTAGTTAAAATCTAAACTTTAAAGACTATGGAAGACTGAGAGAAACATGATTGAAGAGATCACTTGGCTTTCAATGGATTTGAATCTGATTTCTGGCAGCCAAAACAATGAAGAATCACCGGTGAGCTGGAAGAAAATCAACAGATTTTTTACGGCGATTTTGGAAGGAAAAGTTTACAGATTAAAATctttaaatagaccttgattaGAGAGGTTTTTGAGTTGGATTTAAACTCAACATTCCATATAGATTAGGGGTTCTAATCGATGAAGAACTCCTGGAGTTCTTCCACGTCTCCCTTATCCTCTTCCACACTATTCCAGCACGTGCTGGTCAAGTaagtctctcttttttttttttgctttgagaTCTAGCTCGAGATGAGGTTGGGGTTAAGTTGATTAGACCTGATTGAGCTGGGTATTACATTCTCTACccctcaaaataattttatctttgaaattaagttatgttgagatatgtacttaaaaaaatatacattcatCATGTCATTCTTATG
This genomic window from Elaeis guineensis isolate ETL-2024a chromosome 13, EG11, whole genome shotgun sequence contains:
- the LOC105044720 gene encoding disease resistance protein RPS5-like → MVAPTINLNDLVAIWNFISPYLKYLSNPANKIRLLREVMQQLKAIRNDLNNRVSCLERQGETRLGEVSWLLDRVSSIEREVTKIVDDYEQSRCLGGCSINFLSINWRATRKLARVEDLRRQITNLKVLAARLPPPPVQEIPHTSELLGRESNLEKVLRYLNDDHVGIIGIWGMGGVGKTSLLRRINNSFLPLNDHRSAMFHHVIWATVSKDCTVKQLQREIAKRLGMPSPDNEQEEATEREQATAIFNHLKCRNFLLLLDDLWHNVDLNSVGVPIPSRRPTGQQKHKVVFTTRTEQVCGSMAAHKKIKINCLEQQDAWQLFQDMVGQDTLESHPKIRGLARQVVKECRGLPLALTVIGKAMSMRKTPKEWQNAITLLRRSKLPEILEKDEDMFPRLKLSYDYLPDDAKRKCFLLCALWTEDFSINKSDLIECWMGHGLIDVGVFNDINEAYDSGHTIIGTLKSACLLEPGINEDDQVKMHDIIGDMARWIAADGDENNQKLIVQSGAIFCRSPADLNVWATAEQVSIIRSEIREFPGAPPVCPNLVTLMLRQNRFLSAIPSNFFVSFPALTYLDLSETQIFKLPSDISKAENLQYLNLSFTPITRLPKSLGSLRKLKFLLLRGLQSLTEIPPQVISKLSMLEVLDLTDTRYEHLVEFKALTQGLKAVGITVETVDAIERLSQMHHVMMWRLLTRKLLDLRQLLLSNFLSSHNMSSSLRELEIASCETLEKIIMEKGSKTAGHGGDIVNRNWCLPKLEILELIGLKELKKISWRGLRPSTYFPALSILKVYDCHKLKNVTWVLKLECLEVLKLVYCTKMERLIDDADEADARTDLAFPRLKRIELSNLPKLTVIRRSQSTFPSLEVLDVRSCSSLGRLPFNSETPRNKLRIKGEPDWWDGLRWRDSDLKSSLQRCFRPRRR